The segment CCCAGCCGACCGACGGGTGCAGGTCGGTGAAGAGTCCGGCCGGCCCGTCGGCGGCCGACTGCCGGGCCCGGCGGAGGATCTCGCCCTCGGCGAGCCGCTCGATCCGCCCCCAGTGCGGGGCGATCGCGGCCTGCCAGTAGGCCCGCGCCTCGGCCGCCAGCCGCCGCGTCCCGGCGGCCGGGTCGGCGTGCAACTCGGCGACCAGCGGCGGGAGTCCGCTGCCGATCCGGTCCAGGTCGCGGCGGACGGCGGCCGGGTCGAGCGCGGTCAGTTCGGCCAGCTGTTCGTCCAGGGTGGGGCTGCCGACGGCCGGCACCGGGGTGAGGAAGTCCGGCACGTAGAGCGTCGGCAGCCGCACCAGCTGGGAGAGCAACCGCCATTCCACGCCCGCGAGTTCGCGGCGGGCCCGGCGGGCCCAGGGCAGGTGGACGGCGCTCCGGCCCGGGTCCTTCAGCACCTCGACGCTGGTGGTGAGTTCGCACAGCGGCGAGCGGGCGAACCTGGTGCGGGCCAGGTCCTGCGCGGAGAACTCCCAGGTCAGCACGGATCTCCCCGGCGGTCGGAGCGGCAAGGATTCGACCGGTGTCGAATCCGTGGGCACCGGCGATCATCGCAGGCAGCCTCGTGCCATGACCACCGCCACCCCCGTCCCGCTCCGGGACCGCCTCGGACTGCCCGCCTCCGCCGGCCGCCACCGCCCGCTGATCGGCGCGCACCTGATCGACAGCCTGGGCACCGGCCTGGTGCTCGCCTTCACCCTGGTGTTCTTCGCCCGCGGCACCGCGCTGCCGCTGACCACCGTCGGTGCGGCGGTCTCCGCCGCCCGGCTGCTGGCGCTGCCGGTCGCGCCCGCCGTCGGCCCGCTGATCGACCGGTACGGCGCCCGGGCGGTCGCCGGCTGGGCCAACGCGCTCTCGGCGCTGGCGTACGCGGGTTTCCTGTTCGCCGGCCGCGCCTGGTCGGTCGTGCTGGTCTGCCTGCTCGCCCAGGCCGGCCAGGCCGCGTACTGGACCGCCAGCACCGGGCTGGTGGTGCTGGCCTCCCCGCCCGGCGAGCGGACCCGCTGGTTCGCGCTGGTGCAGACCCTGCGCAACGCCGGGCTCGGCCTGGGCGGCGCGGCCGGCGCGCTGCTGGTCGGCGACGGCGGGACGGGCGGGCTGCGGGTGCTGGTGGCGCTGAACGCGGCGTCGTACCTGGCGGCGGCGGTGCTGCTGGCCCGCTGGCGGCCCGTCCCGGCGGCGGCAGCGGCGGCAGCGGCGGCGGCCGAGCCGCCCGCCGCGCGGGAGGCGGGCGCGGCCGACGGCTACCGGGCGGTGCTGGCGGACCGGCGCTACCTGCTGATGGTGCTGGTGAACCTGTCCTTCGTGCTGGCATCGATGGTGCTGAGCGTGCTGCTGGCCGTGCACGTGACGGCCGCGCTGCACCTGGACGCCGCGCTGGCCGGCGCGCTGCTGGTGCTGAACGGCGTGCAGGTGGTGCTGACCCAGGGCCCGGTCTCCCGACTGCTGGAGGGCCGCCGTCCGACCCGGACGGCGGCGGCCGGGGCCGGGCTGAACGCGCTGGCGTTCGGGCTGTTCGCGGTGCTGCCGGCCGGCGGTCCGGACTGGCTGCTGCTGCCCGGGCTGGTCGTCGCGATGCTGGTGTACAACCTGGCGGAGACCGTCGCGACGCCCGGCCGCGAGGAGTTGAGCGTGGCGCTGGCCCATCCGGCCCGGCGCGGCCGGTACCTGGCGGTCAACCAGCTCTCCTGGAACCTCGGCCAGGCGTTCGCCCCCGGCCTGCTCACCCTGCTGTTCGCGCACGGCCCGGCCTGGCCCTGGCTGCTCCTGCTCACCACCTCGCTGGCCGCCGTCCCCGGGCTGCTCCGGCTCGAACGCCCGTCCGCGGCCGTTCCCGACATTCCGTCGGAAACCGGCCCGCTCGCACGGCGCTAACATTCCGTCAGAGTGAGTCGCCCGAACGGGAGTTGACCGTGATCGAACTGGTGGTCGGGTCGCGTGCCAGCCAACTGGCGCGCGCCCAGGTGAAGGAGTTCCTGGCCCCGCTGCGCGCCCGCTTCCCGGAGGTCGCCTTCCGGCACCGGGTGATCCTGGAGGACGGCGACCTCGACCGGAAGTCCGACCTGCGCGCGGTCTCCGAGCGCGGCGGCGGCTCCGCGTTCGCCGGGCGGCAGGCCGCCGCGCTGCTCGACCGCGAGGTCGACGTCGTCGTCCACTCGCTGAAGGACCTGCCCACCGCCGACCCCGACGGCCTGCTGCTGCTCCCCTCCCCGCCGCGCGCCGACGTCCGCGACGCGCTCTGCGGCGCACCTCTCGCCGGACTGCCCACCGGCGCCCGGGTCGGCACCTCGGCCGCCCGCCGGATCGCCCAACTCCTGTACGTCCGGCCCGACCTGGCCCCCGAGCGGATCCGCGGCAACGTGCCCACCCGGCTGACCCGGCTGCGCACCCTGGACGCGGTGGTCCTCGCCGCGGCCGGCCTGCACCGGCTCGGCCGGGACGGCGAGATCGCCGAACTGCTGCCGCTGGCGCAGTTCCCGCCCAGCCCCGGCCAGGGCGCGCTCGGCATCCAGGTCCGCGCCGACGACGCCATGGCCCGCGAACTGCTGGCCGGCACCGGCGACCCGGTCACCGACGCCGAGGTGCGCGCCGAACGCGCGATGCTCGCCGAACTGCACGGCGGCTGCTCGGTCCCGGTCGGCGCCCACGCCACCACCGCCGACGGCATCCTCACCCTGCACGGCCAGGTCACCACCCCGCGCGGCACCCGGCAGATCGAGGCCCGCCTCTCCGGCACCTCCGCCGCCCCCGAGAAGCTCGGCCGCGCCGTCGCCGGACTCCTCCTCGACCAGGACGCCGAGTGCCTGCTGCGCGGCCAGGCACACTGACCGGCCCGGAACACCGCCGGGCCACCGCCCCCGACGGCCCGGCGGCCCCGCACCTCCCTCGGGAGGGCGGGGCCGCCGGGTGGGCCCGGGTCAGGGCCGGGGTCAGGGCCAGGGCCAGGGTCGGGGTCGGAATCGGACCCGGGTCAGGGTCGGGATCAGGAGGAGCCCATCGGCGTCCACCCGCCGAACGACCCGTCCGCACGCTGCCGGTTGTCGTACAGCCGGCCGTTGGTGCCGATCACCACCAGGTCGGCACGTCCGTCCCGGTCGACGCCGCCGGCGGGCACGCCGACGATCGTCCCGCCGAGGTCCGTCCAGCCGCCGAACGGGCTGTTGGCCGCGCCCTGGCGGCTGACGCTCACTCCGCCGCCCCGGTTGCGGACCGCGGCGAGGATCCGCCCGTCCCCGGTGGTGACCACCGCGGGCGTGCCCGTCCCGCCCTGGTCCGGGCCGCCGCCCAGGGCGCCCGAGGTCGCGGACCAGACGCCGTTCGAGGAGGTCTGGTTGAGCGACATCGTGTACGACTTCGCGGTCGACGCGGCCGGGTCCCAGCTGTCCAGCTGGCGGTAGAGCAGTTCAAGCCTGCCGTCGAGGTCCATGCCGACGGCGAGGTCGCTGTTCGGCGTGACCTGCGGGAAGTACGGGTTGGACGTGAACGGCTGGTTGGGCGCGGTCTGGAACCAGTGCAGGACGGTGCTGTGGCCGTTGGCCGCGCTCCACTCGGAACCGCTGGTGTTCCACGCGGACCAGGCGAAGAGCTCGATCCGCCCGTCGCGGTTGGTCATCGCCGCCGGCGTGCCCTGGATGTTGCTGCCGCCCATGTCGGCCCAGCCGCTCCAGCCGCCGTTCGGGGCGGCCTGCCACTTGGTGCTGATGCCGCCGCCGCCGTTGCGGACGAAGATCTGGAGCCGGCCGTCCCCGTTGGGCGCCACCGCCGGGGCGCTGAGCTGCAGCGAACTGTTCTGCGGCGGGCTGGTGTTGGGGGTGATCGGGTACGGGCTGCCGAGCGAGATCCAGTT is part of the Kitasatospora setae KM-6054 genome and harbors:
- a CDS encoding ArsR/SmtB family transcription factor, encoding MLTWEFSAQDLARTRFARSPLCELTTSVEVLKDPGRSAVHLPWARRARRELAGVEWRLLSQLVRLPTLYVPDFLTPVPAVGSPTLDEQLAELTALDPAAVRRDLDRIGSGLPPLVAELHADPAAGTRRLAAEARAYWQAAIAPHWGRIERLAEGEILRRARQSAADGPAGLFTDLHPSVGWEHDLLRIGHRHVEAHRRLDGARGLVLVPTVFAWPGVFSQLNPPWQPGLVYPPRGVATLWEAAPPAPAGLARVLGRARARLLAELAAPATTTELAARTGLSAPTVSHHLAALHDAGLAARHRTGRSVLYLRTPAAELLCAEGG
- a CDS encoding MFS transporter; its protein translation is MTTATPVPLRDRLGLPASAGRHRPLIGAHLIDSLGTGLVLAFTLVFFARGTALPLTTVGAAVSAARLLALPVAPAVGPLIDRYGARAVAGWANALSALAYAGFLFAGRAWSVVLVCLLAQAGQAAYWTASTGLVVLASPPGERTRWFALVQTLRNAGLGLGGAAGALLVGDGGTGGLRVLVALNAASYLAAAVLLARWRPVPAAAAAAAAAAEPPAAREAGAADGYRAVLADRRYLLMVLVNLSFVLASMVLSVLLAVHVTAALHLDAALAGALLVLNGVQVVLTQGPVSRLLEGRRPTRTAAAGAGLNALAFGLFAVLPAGGPDWLLLPGLVVAMLVYNLAETVATPGREELSVALAHPARRGRYLAVNQLSWNLGQAFAPGLLTLLFAHGPAWPWLLLLTTSLAAVPGLLRLERPSAAVPDIPSETGPLARR
- the hemC gene encoding hydroxymethylbilane synthase; the encoded protein is MIELVVGSRASQLARAQVKEFLAPLRARFPEVAFRHRVILEDGDLDRKSDLRAVSERGGGSAFAGRQAAALLDREVDVVVHSLKDLPTADPDGLLLLPSPPRADVRDALCGAPLAGLPTGARVGTSAARRIAQLLYVRPDLAPERIRGNVPTRLTRLRTLDAVVLAAAGLHRLGRDGEIAELLPLAQFPPSPGQGALGIQVRADDAMARELLAGTGDPVTDAEVRAERAMLAELHGGCSVPVGAHATTADGILTLHGQVTTPRGTRQIEARLSGTSAAPEKLGRAVAGLLLDQDAECLLRGQAH